From Roseateles sp. SL47:
TCCCGCACGGCGGTGGTCTTCAGCCCGCCGGCTTCGGACCCCACATGCGGCTCGGTGAGGCAGAAGGCGCCGAGCATGTCGCCCCGGGCGAGCGGCTTGAGGAAGCGTTCCTTCTGGTCCTCGTTGCCAAAGGCCATCAGGATGCTGCACACCGGGCAGTTGTTGACGCTGACCACGGTGGAGGTGGCGCCGTCGCCGGCCGCGATCTCTTCCAGGATCACCGCCAGGGCGAGATAGTCCAGGCCCGCGCCGTCGTAGTCGGTCGGCACGGCCACCCCATAGCAGCCCAGCGCCGCAAGGCCCTTGAGCTGTTCCGCCGGGAACTGGTGGGACTTGTCCCAGGCAGCGGCATACGGGGCGATCTGGTCCTGCACATAAGCACGCACGGCATCCTGCACCGCGCGGTGGTCTTCAGAGAGCAGCATGGGTCCGGTTCCTCACCACGGCAGCGGCTGGCCGTCATAGTTGAAGAAGGCGCCGTTGTCGCCCGGCGTCAGGCCGTCCAGCACCTGGCGCAGGCTGGCGGCGCTGGTGGCCACGTCGATATCGGCTTCCTGCCCGCCCATGTCGGTCTTGACCCAGCCCGGGTGCAGGCTGACACACAGCGCGCGGCCGTCCAGGGACAGGGCGATGTCCTTCATCACCGAGTTCACCGCCGCCTTGGAGGCCCGGTAGACCCAGCCGGCCGAATTGGCCCGCAGCGTCAGCGAGCCCATGCGCGAGGACACGATGCCGATGCGGGCATCCGGTGCCAGCGCATCCAGCAACTGCGGCAGCACCCGCATCGGGCCCAGTACATTGGTGTGCATCACCGCATCAAAATCCGCCTGACTGGGCGGTTGCAGGCCAAGGGTGCGGGGGCCGTAAACACCGGCCACGTACATCACGCGATTGAACTGGAAGCCGTCCAGCTGCCAGGCCAGGCCGGCAATGCTGACCACATCGGACACATCCAGCTTGATGGCGGTGGCGCCCAGGGCTCGCAGCCGCTGCAGGCTCTCTTCGTCGCGGGCCGTGGCCACCACCTGGTCGCCGGAGGCCCGATGCTGGCGCACCAGTTCCAGGCCGATGCCGCGCGACGCCCCAATGATCAGAATCTGGGTCATCAGATCAGCTCCACGCCCACGGCGGTGGCTTCACCGCCGCCAATGCACAGGGCCGCCACACCGCGCTTGAGCTGGCGATGCTTGAGCGCCCCCAGCAGCGTCACCAGGATGCGGGCGCCGGACGCGCCGATCGGGTGGCCCAGGGCCACGGCACCACCGTTCACGTTGACGATCTCATGCGGCAGCTTGAATTCCGCCATGGCGGCCATGGTCACGGCCGCAAAGGCTTCGTTCACCTCCCACAGGTCTACGCTCTTGGCGTCCCACTGGTTCTTGGCCAGCAGCTTCTGGATGGCGCCCACCGGGGCGGTGGTGAACCATTCCGGCGCATTGGCGTGCACGGCGGTGCCAACGATGCGGGCCACCGGCGTCAGGCCACGCGCCCGGGCGGTGGATTCACGCATCAGCACCAACGCGGCGGCACCGTCACTGATGGACGACGAGGTCGCCGCCGTGATGCTGCCGTCCTTCTTGAACGCGGGCTTCAGGCTGGGGATCTTGTCCAGCTTGGCCTTGAAGGGCTGCTCATCGCGGGCAATGACGGTGTCGCCGCCCTTGCCGGCCAGTGTCACCGGGGCGATTTCCCAGGCGAAGCTGCCGTCTTCATTGGCGCGCTTGCTGCGCTCGGTGGAGGCGATGGCGAACTGGTCCTGCGCTTCACGGCTGAAGGCGTACTTGTCCACGCATTGCTCGGCAAACACACCCATGGCCTTGCCGCGTTCGTAGGCATCTTCCAGGCCGTCCAGGGCCATGTGGTCGTACATCTGCGCGGCGCCATATTTCACGCCCTTGCGCGCGAACATCAGGTGCGGTGCATTGGTCATCGACTCCATGCCGCCAGCCACCAGCACATCGGCGCTTTCAGCCTTGAGCGCATCGTGGGCAAACATGACGGCCCGCATGCCGGCGCCGCACATCTTGGACAGCGTCACCGCGCCCACCGATTGCGGCAGGCCCGCCTTCAGCACCGCTTGGCGCGCCGGGGCCTGGCCCTGGCCGGCCATCAGGCAGTTGCCCATGAAGGTCTCGTTGATGGCATCGCCGGGGATGCCGGCGCGCTCCACCGCAGCCTTGATGGCAGCGGCGCCCAGTTCCCAGGCGGACAGCCCGGCGAAATCACCCAGCAGGCCGCCGATGGGCGTGCGGGCGGCAGACACGATGACGATGGAGTCGGACATGACAGTCTCCTTGGTTCAGCTTGTGACTCGGTGGCCCCGAAGGGCCGATGGCGCAGTGAAGGCCGGGGGCGGCTGGCGCGAGCCCCGGTGCCTTTTATTGAATCGGCAGTTCGCGATGCTCCAGTTCCGGGATCTGCGGGGCCTGCGGGGCGGGCGGGCTGGCCTGCACCCGAAAGCGTTTGTGGGGGTCATAGGGAAACACATCGTGCACATGGCCCGCCAGAATGCGCTGCTTGTGCGCCTGCCAGAAGGCCGGGTCCAGCAGATCGGCATGGTGGGCCATGAACGCCTCCCGCACCTCGCCGTGCCCGAGCAGGAAGGGGCCGAAGGTCTCGGGAAACACGTCGTGCTTGCCGACGGCATACCAGACCTCACCCGACATTTCCTCTTCTTCATTGCGCGGTGCAGGCACCTCGCGGAAGTGGCAATCGGTCAGGTATTCAATCTCGTCGTAGTCGTAGAACACCACCTTGCCGTGGCGGGTGACGCCAAAGTTCTTCCACAGCATGTCGCCCGGGAAGATGTTGGCGGCCACCAGGTCCTTGATGGCGTTGCCATATTCCACCACCGCATGCTGCAGCTGCTCAGGCGAAGCCTCCTGCAGATAGATGTTGAGCGGCACCATGCGGCGCTCGATATAGAGGTGATGGATGATCAGGTCGTCGCCACTTTCCTCCAGCAGGCTGGGGCAGAAGTGCTTCAGCTCGGCCACCAGTTCCTCCTCGAAGCGATGGCGCGGGAAGGCGACACGGGTGTATTCCAGGGTGTCGGCCATGCGGCCCACCCGGTCGTGTTGCTTCACCAGCAGGTACTTGGACTGGATCTGCTCGCGGGTGGTGTCCTTCTGCGGCGGATAGAAGTCCTTGATGACCTTGAACACAAAGGGATAGGACGGCAGGTCGAACACCAGCATCACCATGCCCTTGATGCCGGGCGCGATGCGGAACTTGTCCGAGCTGTGGCGCAGGTGGTTGAGGAAATCGCGGTAGAAGAGGTTCTTGCCCTGCTTCTGCAGGCCCAGCGCGGCATAGATTTCCGAGCGCGGCTTGCGCGGCATCAGCGAACGCAGGAACTGCACGTAGGCGCTGGGCACTTCCATATCCACCAGGAAATAGGCCCGTGCAAAGCTGAACAGCATCAGCAGGTCGTCTTCACCGAACAGGGCCGCATCGATGTAGAGCAGCCCTGGCCTGGTGTGCGCGGCGGCTGAGTGGCCCGGGGCTTCCTCCAGATGCAGGATGGGCAAGGCAAACGCTGTTTCGGTGAAGCCGTTGACGATCTTGCCCACGATGTAGGCGCCCTTGTTGCGATAGAACAGCGACGACAGCACCTGCACCTGGAAATTGGTGCGCCAGCGGAAATTGCCCAGCTCGCGGCTGATGGCCTGCAGCACGTGGTCGATGTCGCGCGCCAGATCTTCAAACTCCAGATCGAGCTGGAAGTTCCACACGATGCGCATGAAGGTGTCACGCAACGTGTCGTGCGAGGGGTAGTAGCAGCGGTAGGTGGGCTGGGCGGCGGGCTCGTCGTTCTCGATGTATTCGGTCGAGATGGCGGGCCGCACGAAGATGAAGTCGTTGTGGAAGTAGCTGTGGTGCAGCAGCCGGGTGCAGACCGAATTGAAGAAGGTCTCGGCCAGCTCGGGCTGCCGATGGTTGGTCAGCAGGCCGATGTAGTGCAGCTTGACCTGCTGCCAGACCTCGGTGGGCAGTTGGCTGGCCTGGTAGCGGGCCTCCAGTTGGGTGACCGCTTCGTCCACCCGCAGGTCGTAGAACTCGATGCGCTCGCGCTGGGCGCGTTGCTGGCCGCGCCAGTCGGCCTGCTCGAAGCGTTGCTTGGCGCTGGCGCTGGCCGCACGAAACAGGCGGTAGTGCTTGTTGAACCCCTCCAGCAGGGCCATCGCGATCTGAAAAGCGCGAGGATCGGTCAGTTCATGAGGAAACATGGGCCTGCCTGCGGGTTGGGGGTGCGCCAGTGTTGCGCCCGGGAGGGTCGGTAACGGCCGGCCCGGTCAGCCCTGCACGGCGGCTGAACCGGCGCCGGTCGCCGCTTCATACCGCTGGTGCAAGGCCGCCAGGGCGCGGCGGTAGGCCGGGCCCACGTCGCCATGATGGCCTGCGGTGACCTTCAGGTCCTTCAGCAGGCCGTTATGCAGGCCGTAGACCCAGCCATGCACCGACACCTCCTGCCCGCGGGCCCAGGCGTCCTGCACCACCGTGGTCTGGCAGGCATTGCGGGCCTGTTCCAGCACATTGAGTTCACACAGGGCGTTCACGCGCTGGTCCTGCGGCAGTTGATCCAGCCACTCCTGATGATGGTTGCGCACGTCCTGCACATGGCGCAGCCAGTTGTCCGCCAGGCCCACGCGCAGGTCCTTCAGGGCGGCGCGCACGCCGCCGCAATTGCTGTGGCCCACGATGATGATGTGGCGCACCTTCAGCTCATCGACCGCAAACTGCATCACCGACAGGCAGTTGAGGTCGGAATGCACCACCACGTTGGCCACGTTGCGATGCACGAACAGCTCGCCGGGCAGCAGGTCCACCAGTTCGTTGGCGGGGACACGGCTATCGGCGCAGCCAATCCACAGGTATTGCGGGGTCTGCTGCTTCAACAGGCGGGAGAAGAAACCGGGGGTTTCGTCTTCCGTTTGCGCGGCCCAACGCTTGTTGTTGTTCAGCAGGTCTTGGAGTTCGTTCGTGCTCATGGCTGCGATTTTGTCACTGCGCGGCGGAAGGGCCGGTGCTCCGGCCGCGGCGACCCTCACATCGTCTCGGCGAACAGCTCGCGGCCGATCAGCATGCGCCGGATCTCGGACGTGCCCGCCCCAATTTCGTAAAGCTTGGCGTCACGCCACAGCCGGCCCAGGGGATAGTCGTTGATGTAGCCGTTGCCACCGAAGATCTGGATGCCTTCGCCGGCCATCCAGGTGGCTTTTTCAGCGCACCAGAGAATGACCGACGCGCAGTCCTTGCGCACCTGGCGCACATGGGCGCCGTCCAGCGCGTCGAGGTTTTTGCCCACGGTGTAGCAGAACGCGCGTGCGGCCTGCAGCACGGTGTACATGTCGGCCATCTTGCCCTGGATGAGTTGGAACTCGCCGATGCTCTGGCCGAACTGCTTGCGGTCGTGGATGTACGGGATGACGTTGTCCATCACCGCCTGCATGATGCCGATGGGCCCGGCGGCCAGCACGGCGCGCTCATAGTCCAGGCCGGACATCAGCACCTTGGTGCCGCCGCCCACCGTGCCCAGCACATTCTCGGCCGGCACTTCCACATCCTTGAACACCAGCTCGCCGGTATGGCTGCCGCGCATGCCCAGCTTGTCCAGCTTCTGCGCGATGGAAAAGCCCTTCATGCCCTTGTTGATCAGGAAGGCGGTCATGCCGCGGGCACCGAGTTCGGGTTCGGTCTTGGCGTAGACCACCAGGGTGTCGGCGTCCGGGCCGTTGGTGATCCACATCTTGCTGCCGTTGAGCAGGTAATAGCCGCCCTTGTTGTCGGCGCGCAGCTTCATGCTGACCACATCGGAGCCGGCGCCCGGCTCGCTCATGGCCAAAGCGCCCACATGTTCACCGCTGATCAGCTTGGGCAGGTATTGGCGTTTCTGGGCGTCGGTGCCATTGCGCTTGATCTGGTTGACGCACAGGTTGCTGTGGGCGCCATAGCTCAGGCCGACGGACGCAGAGGCCCGGCTGATTTCTTCCATGGCCACCATGTGAGCCAGGTAGCCCATGCCGGCGCCGCCGAATTCCTCCGGCACGGTGATGCCCAGCACACCCAGGTCGCCCATCTTGCGCCAAAGGTCCATGGGGAACTGGTCGCTGCGGTCGATCTCGGCGGCGCGGGGGGCGATTTCCGCATCGGCGAAGGCCCGCACGGTGTCGCGCAGGGCTTCAATGTCTTCGCCCAGGAAAAAGTTCAGGCCAGGCAGGTTCATCGGTTGTCTCCTCGACCGCCTCTGCCGGCCAGAGGCCGGGCAGGACAGATTCTTTGATGTTTCGAGCTGGGGTTACGGCCGGGCCGCGCGCGTTGCCAAACGTCGGACCGACATGCGCGGACCGTCGGCCCGACAGTCCGCCAGACAGTCCGCCCAGCATTCCGCCGAAAGCGAAGTTGTATGACGCGCACGGCACAGCATTAACGTTCACGTCAATTCTAAGGTGAGTGAAGGCGGGTTGGGCGTAGCGCAAAACTACTTAATGGCGGGGGATGGGAAAAGCAGTCTCGGATGGGACGCTTCGCGACCCGGCAGCAACCGCCGCCGAACAGAATCAGGCCGAAGCGATGGCTTCCAAGGCCTGTCGGAGCGGTTCCGACGCGTTGTAGAGCGGCACCGTCCCCTTCAGCAGCACCTGGGCGCTTCTCTGGTAGGCCGCCGAAGCAATGGTGATCTGACCCGAGTCGGCAGACGCGACCACGGTGGTGGACAGCACCCCGGCAGGATTCTCGATGTTGACGCTGAATTCGCGCAGGGTGGCAGACGCCACTTTCGGCGCCAATTCATGGGCGACCGAACCGGGGATCAGGGTGGCAGACGCCAGGCAGCAGCCGCCCGACACGGCCAGCGAGGCATGGGCGGTCTGCGGCGTGAAATAGCGGACGGCCAGATCGGCGCTCCCACGCGCCGGGCCCACGATGCAGACCTTCGGAATGGTCTCGCTCAGTGCCAACTGCTCGGCGGTCATCAGGCCGCCGTCCTTGCGGCGCAGCTGCATCCGCAGCCCAGCCTCCACCCACAGCGACTTCAGCCGCTGCAGGAAGGCGGTGTCGGTTGACAACTCCTGAAGGGACTCATGGGCCGTCTTGCCCAGGTCCTGTGCGCGGATGATGAGCATCGGCACCGCCACGTCCACGCAACTGACCTGCACCCCATCGATCACATCCCGCGCCTGTCCGGTGGGCAGCAGGCGTCCGGTCTTGGCTCCGGCGGGTGCGTGCAGGAAAAGATCCACGGCCGGGTGCCGGCCCATCACGCCGGGAATCTCGGCCTGGACCCAGGGGCCCTCGGGGGACAGCGTCATGCGGGAGGTCGTCAGCACGCCGGTGTTGGTGTTTCTGATCTCCAGCGCGGTCGCTCCCTGGGCGGGGAGATCCACCAGGCCGGTGTCCATTGCCCAGAGTTGCAGAGCGGAAGACATGTTGCCGCAGTTCACGCTCCAGTCGATGCGCCCATGGTCGGGCGCGAGTTGTGCCAGGGTGCTGACCAGGCGAACGCCGGAGGCGCCTTGCTCCAGGTCTGCAAAGAAGACCTTGTTGCTGGTGGCCGTGCCTCGACCCAGGCCGGTGGCCTGCTTGTTGCCGGGCCGCTCGCCGTGGGCGGGAACACCCATCAAATGGCGCAGGAGCTCCTCCCGCAGCGCCTCGTCCCTGGGGGCGATCGGTTCCCAGATCACCAGGCCTGTGGAGGTTCCGCCACGCATGTGGTGGATCGGGAATTCCCAGGTGCAGTGTCTGAGTTGAGGACGGGGGAGAGAGCGCGTGCGGTGATCCATCCATATAGCTTAGCGGGACCGGAATGGCGGCTTGCCCCGTTCCGGCCTGCGAGCATCAACGCTTCACAGCGGCGTCAGGTGCGGGGTGGCGATGAAGTTCCACAACATGCGCTTCCGGTTGACGACGGGGGGCCGCCCCTCTTCAAAGGAAGTTGCCGCGCATCAAAATAGATCAATCACCGCATCCCCGGAGGGTCACAAAAACCTCTCCAACAACTTCCTCGACCCCCGATCCAGCGCGAACCGGTCCGGCACCAGGAAGTGAATGCCGTGGCTGCTGGCAATCAGCAGCCGCCCTTCGCCCAGCCGACGAATGTCTTCCTCGCTCTTGAGGATGAACGCAGTCTCGCCGCGGTCCGTCTCCACCGTCCATTCACTGGGCGTGGAGAACGTGGACACGTTCACCAGCCGCAGCACCGTCGGCATCAGCTCCCGCGTCGCGAATTCTTCCTTCAACAGGCTGCGCACCGCCTCCGGCTGAAGGTCCAGATGGTCGATCCAGGCAATCTCGTGGCCATCCTCGCCCACCAGCGCAATGCCTTCATCCGGCGCGCTCAGCGGGTGCGCCCGAACCGGCGTCACGTTCTCATGGGTGCGACCCTGCAGGTCCACCAGCAGCAATCGGCCCAAGGCATTGCGGGCCAGGTGTTGAATGTTGCTCATCAAAGGCTCCCGGCTTCAGGCGTTGGCAGTGTGGGCATTGGCATTGGGCGGCACGATCACCACCGCCTCCTCGGCCTCCTGGTCGACGCGGCGAGCCTGCGCCTCCCACAGCCGCCAGTACGCGCCCTGCTTGGCAATCAGCTCGTCATGCGGGCCCACTTCCACAATCTCCCCGCGGTCCATCACCACCAGCCGGTCGGCCTTGCGCAGCGTGGAGAGGCGGTGGGCAATGGCAATCGTCGTGCGGCCCCGCACCAGGTTGTCCAGCGCCTTCTGGATTTCCTTCTCGGTCTCGGTATCCACCGCCGACGTCGCCTCATCCATGATCAGGATGCGCGGGTCGATCAGCAGCGCCCGTGCAATCGAGATGCGCTGGCGTTCACCGCCGGACAAGCCCTGACCCCGTTCGCCCACCAGCGAGTCATACCCCTGCGGCAGCCGCAGGATGAACTCGTGCGCATGCGCGGCCCGCGCCGCCGCCACGATCTCCTCGCGAGTCGCGTCCGGCTTGCCGTAGGCGATGTTCTCCGCAATGGTGCCGAAGAACAGGAACGGCTCCTGCAGCACCAGGCCGATGTGCCGACGGAAATCCGCCAGGCGGAAGCGGCGCAGGTCCACCCCATCCACCTTGATGGCGCCTTCGGTCACGTCGTAGAAGCGGCAGATCAGATTGACCAGCGTGCTCTTGCCCGAGCCGCTGTGGCCCACCAGGCCGATCATCTCTCCGGGCTTGATCTCCAGATTCAGGTCCCGGATGACCGTGCGGTTCCCGTAACGGAAACCGATGTCCTGCAAGGTGATGCCGCCGTCCACACGCTCCAGCTTCACCGGATGGGTGGGTTCGGGCACGTTGGATTGGTGGTCCAGGATGTCAAAGATGCGCTTGGCACCGGCCGCCGCCTTCTGCGTCACGGACACAATGCGGCTCATCGAATCCAGCCGCCCGTAAAAGCGCCCGATGTAGGCCAGGAAGGCGGTCAGCGTACCGACCGTGATCTGCGAATGGGCAATCAGGTAGATGCCGAACGCCCAGACCACCAGCAGGCCGATTTCCGTCAGCAACGCCACCGTGGGCGAGAACAGGCTCCAGGTCTTGTTCAGCCGGTCGTTGACGGCCAGGTTGTGATCGTTGGCCTGCTTGAACCGCTGCGCCTCACGACGCTCCTGCGCAAACGCCTTCACCACCCGGATGCCGGGAATGGTGTCGGCCAGCACCGAGGTCACCTCGCCCCACACCCGGTCGATCTTCTCGAAACCCGTGCGCAGACGGTCCCGCACCAGGTGGATCATCCAGGCGATGAAGGGCAGCGGCACCAGGGTGGCCAGCGCCAGCCACGGGTTGGTGCTGAACAGGATCACGGTGATCATGCCCAGCATCAGGCAGTCGGTGATGAAGTCCAGGGCGTGCAGTGACAAGAACACGCTGATCCGGTC
This genomic window contains:
- a CDS encoding SDR family oxidoreductase, whose amino-acid sequence is MTQILIIGASRGIGLELVRQHRASGDQVVATARDEESLQRLRALGATAIKLDVSDVVSIAGLAWQLDGFQFNRVMYVAGVYGPRTLGLQPPSQADFDAVMHTNVLGPMRVLPQLLDALAPDARIGIVSSRMGSLTLRANSAGWVYRASKAAVNSVMKDIALSLDGRALCVSLHPGWVKTDMGGQEADIDVATSAASLRQVLDGLTPGDNGAFFNYDGQPLPW
- a CDS encoding acetyl-CoA C-acyltransferase → MSDSIVIVSAARTPIGGLLGDFAGLSAWELGAAAIKAAVERAGIPGDAINETFMGNCLMAGQGQAPARQAVLKAGLPQSVGAVTLSKMCGAGMRAVMFAHDALKAESADVLVAGGMESMTNAPHLMFARKGVKYGAAQMYDHMALDGLEDAYERGKAMGVFAEQCVDKYAFSREAQDQFAIASTERSKRANEDGSFAWEIAPVTLAGKGGDTVIARDEQPFKAKLDKIPSLKPAFKKDGSITAATSSSISDGAAALVLMRESTARARGLTPVARIVGTAVHANAPEWFTTAPVGAIQKLLAKNQWDAKSVDLWEVNEAFAAVTMAAMAEFKLPHEIVNVNGGAVALGHPIGASGARILVTLLGALKHRQLKRGVAALCIGGGEATAVGVELI
- the aceK gene encoding bifunctional isocitrate dehydrogenase kinase/phosphatase; its protein translation is MFPHELTDPRAFQIAMALLEGFNKHYRLFRAASASAKQRFEQADWRGQQRAQRERIEFYDLRVDEAVTQLEARYQASQLPTEVWQQVKLHYIGLLTNHRQPELAETFFNSVCTRLLHHSYFHNDFIFVRPAISTEYIENDEPAAQPTYRCYYPSHDTLRDTFMRIVWNFQLDLEFEDLARDIDHVLQAISRELGNFRWRTNFQVQVLSSLFYRNKGAYIVGKIVNGFTETAFALPILHLEEAPGHSAAAHTRPGLLYIDAALFGEDDLLMLFSFARAYFLVDMEVPSAYVQFLRSLMPRKPRSEIYAALGLQKQGKNLFYRDFLNHLRHSSDKFRIAPGIKGMVMLVFDLPSYPFVFKVIKDFYPPQKDTTREQIQSKYLLVKQHDRVGRMADTLEYTRVAFPRHRFEEELVAELKHFCPSLLEESGDDLIIHHLYIERRMVPLNIYLQEASPEQLQHAVVEYGNAIKDLVAANIFPGDMLWKNFGVTRHGKVVFYDYDEIEYLTDCHFREVPAPRNEEEEMSGEVWYAVGKHDVFPETFGPFLLGHGEVREAFMAHHADLLDPAFWQAHKQRILAGHVHDVFPYDPHKRFRVQASPPAPQAPQIPELEHRELPIQ
- the can gene encoding carbonate dehydratase; this encodes MSTNELQDLLNNNKRWAAQTEDETPGFFSRLLKQQTPQYLWIGCADSRVPANELVDLLPGELFVHRNVANVVVHSDLNCLSVMQFAVDELKVRHIIIVGHSNCGGVRAALKDLRVGLADNWLRHVQDVRNHHQEWLDQLPQDQRVNALCELNVLEQARNACQTTVVQDAWARGQEVSVHGWVYGLHNGLLKDLKVTAGHHGDVGPAYRRALAALHQRYEAATGAGSAAVQG
- a CDS encoding isovaleryl-CoA dehydrogenase, whose product is MNLPGLNFFLGEDIEALRDTVRAFADAEIAPRAAEIDRSDQFPMDLWRKMGDLGVLGITVPEEFGGAGMGYLAHMVAMEEISRASASVGLSYGAHSNLCVNQIKRNGTDAQKRQYLPKLISGEHVGALAMSEPGAGSDVVSMKLRADNKGGYYLLNGSKMWITNGPDADTLVVYAKTEPELGARGMTAFLINKGMKGFSIAQKLDKLGMRGSHTGELVFKDVEVPAENVLGTVGGGTKVLMSGLDYERAVLAAGPIGIMQAVMDNVIPYIHDRKQFGQSIGEFQLIQGKMADMYTVLQAARAFCYTVGKNLDALDGAHVRQVRKDCASVILWCAEKATWMAGEGIQIFGGNGYINDYPLGRLWRDAKLYEIGAGTSEIRRMLIGRELFAETM
- a CDS encoding PrpF domain-containing protein; translation: MRGGTSTGLVIWEPIAPRDEALREELLRHLMGVPAHGERPGNKQATGLGRGTATSNKVFFADLEQGASGVRLVSTLAQLAPDHGRIDWSVNCGNMSSALQLWAMDTGLVDLPAQGATALEIRNTNTGVLTTSRMTLSPEGPWVQAEIPGVMGRHPAVDLFLHAPAGAKTGRLLPTGQARDVIDGVQVSCVDVAVPMLIIRAQDLGKTAHESLQELSTDTAFLQRLKSLWVEAGLRMQLRRKDGGLMTAEQLALSETIPKVCIVGPARGSADLAVRYFTPQTAHASLAVSGGCCLASATLIPGSVAHELAPKVASATLREFSVNIENPAGVLSTTVVASADSGQITIASAAYQRSAQVLLKGTVPLYNASEPLRQALEAIASA
- a CDS encoding DUF1854 domain-containing protein, whose translation is MSNIQHLARNALGRLLLVDLQGRTHENVTPVRAHPLSAPDEGIALVGEDGHEIAWIDHLDLQPEAVRSLLKEEFATRELMPTVLRLVNVSTFSTPSEWTVETDRGETAFILKSEEDIRRLGEGRLLIASSHGIHFLVPDRFALDRGSRKLLERFL
- a CDS encoding ABC transporter ATP-binding protein; protein product: MQHSHPVVSASPAAEALQERLRPGENVRAALEVDLDTQLRFAPGVLQLTDQRLLAWEAGQVAQEWPLTPALRLLLTDQSGVGLLELTDGQQRLGAWRFTMRVNLQAQRFQDAFNTRGEPAGTQSEEPELCPSCQAVLPEDSEECPSCARELHTPPSTWVLLRLWRFARPYQGQLLLGFLLMMGATGATLVAPYLTMPLMDKVLIPFQQGQQIDPSLVVLYLSGLLGAAIVSWVLGWAKTYILALVSERIAADLRTTTFEHLMGLSLEYFGTKRTGDLMSRIGSETDRISVFLSLHALDFITDCLMLGMITVILFSTNPWLALATLVPLPFIAWMIHLVRDRLRTGFEKIDRVWGEVTSVLADTIPGIRVVKAFAQERREAQRFKQANDHNLAVNDRLNKTWSLFSPTVALLTEIGLLVVWAFGIYLIAHSQITVGTLTAFLAYIGRFYGRLDSMSRIVSVTQKAAAGAKRIFDILDHQSNVPEPTHPVKLERVDGGITLQDIGFRYGNRTVIRDLNLEIKPGEMIGLVGHSGSGKSTLVNLICRFYDVTEGAIKVDGVDLRRFRLADFRRHIGLVLQEPFLFFGTIAENIAYGKPDATREEIVAAARAAHAHEFILRLPQGYDSLVGERGQGLSGGERQRISIARALLIDPRILIMDEATSAVDTETEKEIQKALDNLVRGRTTIAIAHRLSTLRKADRLVVMDRGEIVEVGPHDELIAKQGAYWRLWEAQARRVDQEAEEAVVIVPPNANAHTANA